From the genome of Nitrosomonas sp. Is79A3:
GTAGCTATTGTTGGCGATATTCTGCATTCCAGAGTAGCACGCTCCCAGATTCATGCATTGACTACACTGGGCGTGCCGGAAGTTCGCGTGATTGCACCTAAGACTTTGTTACCAAGAATGGTGGAGCGGCTGGGTGTGCATGTTTATCACGATATGGCGAAGGGGCTCAAAGATGTTGATGTAGTGATGATGTTGCGTTTGCAAAATGAACGGATGAAAGGCGCGAACTTACCCAGCTCGGAGGAATTTTTTAAATACTATGGACTTACTCCGGATAAATTATCCCTCGCCCGGCGTGACGCGATCGTTATGCACCCTGGTCCGATGAATCGCGGTGTGGAAATCGATTCTGCGGTTGCCGATGGCAAACAGTCTGTAATTTTGTCTCAAGTCACATTCGGTATAGCGGTGCGTATGGCTGTGATGTCAATTCTGGCAGGCAATCAGGTCTAAGGTTGTCATCATGAAAATTCATATTAAAAATGGACGTCTGATTGACCCAAAACAGGGTGCCGATACTGTTCAGGATATTTTTATTTCGAAAGGTAAAATCATTGCAATAGGTACGGCTCCTAATGAATTTCAACCCAGCCGAGTCATTGATGCAGAATCGTTAATAGTATGCCCAGGTTTGGTTGATTTATCTGTACGCTTGCGTGAGCCTGGATTGGAATATAAAGCGACTCTTGAATCCGAAATGGAAGCGGCGGTTGCCGGAGGGGTAACAAGTTTTGCATGCCCGCCGGATACGGATCCGCCGTTAGATGAACCGGGTTTGGTAGAAATGTTGAAACATCGTGCCAAGAATCTTAATCGGGCACATGTTTACCCCATCGGTGCACTCACTCAGGGATTGCGCGGAGAACGCTTGACTGAAATGGCCGAATTAAACGACGCGGGATGTGTTGTTTTTGGCCAGCCGGATGGCTTGTTACCTAATCTGCGGGTGCTCATGCAGGCGATGCGGTATGCCTCTACATTTGGTTTTAGCGTGTGGCTACGTCCACAAGAGATTAGTTTGACTAATGACGGCGTGGCGCATGATGGCGAAGTGGCAACCCGGCTGGGCCTGCCTACAGTTCCAGTCTGTGCGGAAACAATAGCTATATCCAATATTATTTTGTTGGCCAAAGAAACAGGGGTCAGAGTGCATTTGTGCCGGATTTCCAGTGCGGAAGGATTAACAATGGTTCGCGCAGCTAAACAGCAGGGTTTGCCGATGACTTGTGATGTGACGATTAATCATCTGCATTTATCTGATATGGATATTGGTTTTTTTGATTCGAATTGTCATCTGATGCCGCCATTGCGTAGCTCGAGTGACCGGGACGCGCTACGCAATGGTTTGTTGGACGGTACGATTGACGCGATTTGTTCAGATCATGCGCCGGTAGACGAGGATGCCAAATTGTTGCCGTTTGGTCAGTCTGAGATCGGTGCAACAGGCGTGGAATTATTGCTGCCATTAACTTTAAAATGGGGCAATGAAATGCGCTTGCCTTTACTTCAAGTTTTGGCAAAAATCACATCAGAACCGGCTGAAATATTGGGAATTGACGCCGGACATCTGTCTGTCGGGAGTGCCGCTGATATCTGTA
Proteins encoded in this window:
- a CDS encoding dihydroorotase, with translation MKIHIKNGRLIDPKQGADTVQDIFISKGKIIAIGTAPNEFQPSRVIDAESLIVCPGLVDLSVRLREPGLEYKATLESEMEAAVAGGVTSFACPPDTDPPLDEPGLVEMLKHRAKNLNRAHVYPIGALTQGLRGERLTEMAELNDAGCVVFGQPDGLLPNLRVLMQAMRYASTFGFSVWLRPQEISLTNDGVAHDGEVATRLGLPTVPVCAETIAISNIILLAKETGVRVHLCRISSAEGLTMVRAAKQQGLPMTCDVTINHLHLSDMDIGFFDSNCHLMPPLRSSSDRDALRNGLLDGTIDAICSDHAPVDEDAKLLPFGQSEIGATGVELLLPLTLKWGNEMRLPLLQVLAKITSEPAEILGIDAGHLSVGSAADICIFDPDYYWKVTASAILSQGKNTPFMGMELPGGVKYTLVNGHIVYER